In one Aquila chrysaetos chrysaetos chromosome 24, bAquChr1.4, whole genome shotgun sequence genomic region, the following are encoded:
- the PPFIA4 gene encoding liprin-alpha-4 isoform X4: protein MMCEVMPTISEGDPLGPPQGSEADADFEQLMVNMLDERDKLLDTLRETRETLSVTQSRLQETLRERDQLQRQLNSALPQEFATLTRELSACREQLLEREEEISELKAERNNTRLLLEHLECLVSRHERSLRMTVVKRQAQSPSGVSSEVEVLKALKSLFEHHKALDEKVRERLRAALERVATLEEQLVDAHRQVAALQQGTTRETPAGERDEREPKESAQKLPWKRLSNGSVHPDDEAGRVVELQELLEKQNFEVVQAKERISALAASVAELEEDLGTARKDLIKSEEMSSKYQRDLREALAQKEDMEERITTLEKRYLAAQREATSIHDLNDKLESELANKESLHRQCEEKARHLQELLELAEQKLQQTMRKAETLPEVEAELAQRIAALTKAEERHGSIEEHLRQLESQLEEKNQELARARQREKMNDEHNKRLSETVDRLLCESNERLQLHLKERMAALEEKRRLSDEIDKLRLEVDQLKTRSGTFVESVHARSHMGSATDLRFPLSAVVHAPAEPFGTAPGLPRAQKGRFAARREETAKDWEQAQAGSVLATGPHAFDSDPEISDVDEDDRETLFSSMDVLSPGGHSDAQTLAMMLQEQLDAINEEIRMIQEEKESTELRAEELETRVTSGSMEGLNLTQLCKRASIPTSLTALSLASSSPPLSGRSTPKLSSRSAAQDLDRMGIMTLPSDLRKHRRKLLSPAARDESREDKTTIKCETSPPSSPRTLRLEKLGHPALSQEDGKSSLEEQASNPSSNSSQDSLHKGSKRKGIKSSIGRLFGKKEKGRLIQLSREGATGQVLLTDMEVGMQDPLGLGKLGAQAEKDRRLRKKHELLEEARRKGLPFAHWDGPTVVSWLELWVGMPAWYVAACRANVKSGAIMSALSDTEIQREIGISNALHRLKLRLAIQEMVSLTSPSAPPTSRTSSGNVWVTHEEMENMATSTKTDTEEGSWAQTLAYGDMNHEWIGNEWLPSLGLPQYRSYFMECLVDARMLDHLTKKDLRVHLKMVDSFHRTSLQYGIMCLKRLNYDRKELERRREETQHEIKDVLVWTNDQVIHWIQSIGLREYANNLVESGVHGALLALDENFDHNSLALVLQIPTQNTQARQVLEREFNNLLALGTDRRLDDGDDKTFRRTPSWRKRFRPRDVHSINMLSGSAETLPAGFRVTSLVPLPPPSAPAKKMPPEVGASGSPRLETSTVRTYSC from the exons GAGTTTGCAACGCTGACACGGGAGCTCAGTGCATGCCGGGAGCAGCTcctggagagggaagaggagatcTCGGAGCTGAAAGCTGAGCGCAATAACACCCGG CTCTTGCTGGAGCACCTGGAGTGCCTGGTGTCAAGGCATGAGCGGTCCCTGAGGATGACCGTGGTCAAGCGTCAGGCCCAGTCGCCGTCCGGGGTTTCCAGTGAGGTCGAGGTGCTCAAGGCGCTCAAGTCACTCTTTGAGCATCACAAGGCACTAGATGAAAAG GTCAGGGAACGCTTGCGAGCAGCCTTAGAGCGAGTGGCAACCTTGGAGGAGCAGCTCGTGGATGCCCATAGGCAG GTGGCGGCTCTGCAGCAAGGCACCACACGGGAGACCCCAGCAGGTGAGCGGGATGAGAGGGAGCCCAAGGAGTCAGCACAGAAGCTTCCCTGGAAG CGGCTCTCCAACGGCTCCGTCCACCCGGATGATGAGGCAGGGCGGGTggtggagctgcaggagctccTGGAGAAGCAGAATTTCGAAGTGGTCCAGGCCAAGGAGCGCATCTCTGCTTTGGCTGCCAGTGTCGCCGAGCTGGAGGAGGATCTGGGCACCGCCAGGAAGGATCTGATCAAATCGGAGGAGATGAGCAGCAAGTACCAGAGGGACCTCAGAGAG GCACTGGCTCAGAAAGAGGACATGGAGGAGAGGATCACCACGCTGGAGAAACGCTACCTGGCAGCCCAGCGAGAAGCCACCTCCATCCATGACCTCAATGACAAGCTGGAAAGCGAGTTGGCCAACAAGGAGTCCCTGCACCGCCAG TGTGAGGAGAAAGCCAGGcacctgcaggagctgctggagctggcggagcagaagctgcagcagaCAATGCGGAAGGCAGAGACACTGCCCGAGGTGGAAGCGGAGCTGGCCCAGCGTATTGCTGCACTCACCAAG gCAGAAGAGAGGCATGGGAGCATCGAGGAGCACCTCCGGCAGCTGGAGAGTCAGCTAGAGGAGAAGAACCAGGAGCTAGCCAGG GCCCGCCAGCGGGAGAAGATGAACGACGAGCACAACAAGCGGCTGTCGGAGACGGTCGACCGGCTGCTCTGCGAGTCCAACGAGCGGCTCCAGCTTCACCTCAAGGAGAGGATGGCAGCCTTGGAGGAGAAG CGACGGTTGTCCGATGAGATCGACAAACTGAGGCTGGAGGTCGATCAGCTCAAGACCAGAAGTGGGACGTTTGTGGAGAGCGTGCACGCAAG GTCCCATATGGGCAGCGCCACAGACCTGCGCTTCCCACTGAGTGCCGTGGTCCATGCCCCAGCCGAGCCCTTTGGGACAGCCCCGGGCCTGCCTCGGGCACAGAAGGGCCGATTTGCTGCTCGACGAGAGGAGACAGCCAAA GACTGGGAGCAGGCCCAGGCAGGCAGCGTCCTGGCCACGGGACCTCATGCCTTCGACAGCGACCCTGAGATCTCTGATGTGGACGAGGATGACCGCGAGACACTATTCAGCTCCATGGACGTGCTTTCCCCTGGTGGGCACTCGGATGCCCAGACGTTGGCCAtgatgctgcaggagcagctggatgCCATCAATGAGGAGATCAG GATGATCCAAGAGGAGAAGGAGTCCACCGAGCTCCGCGCGGAGGAGCTGGAGACCCGCGTCACAAGTGGCAGCATGGAAGGCCTCAACCTCACCCAGCTCTGCAAAAGGGCTTCCATCCCCACCTCGCTGACAGCCCTGTCCCTGGCCAGCTCGTCCCCACCGCTCAGCGGCCGCTCCACCCCCAAGCTCTCCTCCCGCAGTGCCGCTCAGGACCTCGACCGCATGGGGATCATGACATTG CCCAGCGACTTGAGGAAGCACCGGAGGAAACTGCTA TCACCTGCAGCTCGGGATGAAAGCCGAGAGGATAAAACCACCATCAAATGTGAGACGTCCCCCCCATCCTCACCCAGGACATTGCGGCTGGAGAAGCTGGGCCACCCTGCACTAAGTCAGGAAGATGGGAAGAG ctcGCTGGAGGAGCAGGCCAGCAAccccagcagcaacagcagccaggaCTCCCTGCACAAGGGCTCCAAGAGGAAGGGGATCAAATCCTCCATCGGGCGCTTGTTcgggaaaaaagagaagggtcGCTTGATTCAGCTGAGCAGAGAAGGGGCCACGGGGCAGG TGCTGCTGACCGACATGGAGGTGGGCATGCAGGACCCTCTGGGACTTGGCAAGCTGGGTGCTCAGGCCGAGAAGGATCGGCGCCTGCGGAAGAA GCATGAACTCCTGGAAGAAGCTCGGAGGAAAGGATTGCCCTTTGCTCACTGGGATGGCCCCACCGTTGTCTCCTGGCTGGAG CTCTGGGTGGGGATGCCGGCCTGGTACGTGGCCGCTTGCCGGGCCAACGTGAAGAGCGGAGCCATCATGTCAGCCCTGTCTGACACCGAGATCCAGAGGGAGATTGGCATCAGCAATGCGCTGCATCGCCTGAAGCTGCGTCTGGCCATCCAGGAGATGGTCTCACTCACGAGCCCCTCGGCACCACCCACCTCACGGACG TCCTCTGGAAACGTCTGGGTCACCCATGAGGAGATGGAGAACATGGCGACTTCCACCAAGACG GACACAGAGGAAGGCAGCTGGGCACAG ACACTGGCCTATGGGGACATGAACCATGAGTGGATTGGGAATGAGTGGCTGCCCAGCTTGGGTCTCCCCCAGTATCGCAGCTACTTCATGGAGTGTCTTGTTGATGCACGGATGCTGGACCACCTCACCAAGAAAGATCTCAGAGTGCACTTGAAGATGGTGGACAGCTTCCACCG CACCAGCCTGCAGTATGGCATCATGTGCCTGAAGAGGCTCAACTACGACCGCAAAGAGCTCGAGAGGAGGCGAGAAGAGACACAACACGAAATCAAAG ACGTGTTGGTGTGGACCAATGACCAGGTCATTCACTGGATCCAGTCCATCGGGCTTCGCGAGTATGCAAACAACCTTGTCGAGAGCGGGGTGCACGGGGCGCTGCTGGCCCTCGATGAAAACTTTGACCACAACAGTCTGGCGCTTGTGTTGCAAATCCCCACGCAGAACACACAG GCTCGACAAGTGCTGGAGAGGGAGTTCAACAACCTGCTCGCCTTGGGCACAGATCGGAGGCTGGACGAT GGTGATGACAAGACTTTCCGTCGAACCCCGTCCTGGCGAAAGCGCTTCCGCCCACGAGACGTTCACAGCATCAACATGCTCAGCGGCTCAGCCGAGACGCTGCCCGCCGGCTTCCGCGTCACCAGCCTGGTGCCCCTGCCCCCTCCATCTGCCCCTGCCAAGAAAATGCCCCCAGAAG
- the PPFIA4 gene encoding liprin-alpha-4 isoform X6 produces MMCEVMPTISEGDPLGPPQGSEADADFEQLMVNMLDERDKLLDTLRETRETLSVTQSRLQETLRERDQLQRQLNSALPQEFATLTRELSACREQLLEREEEISELKAERNNTRLLLEHLECLVSRHERSLRMTVVKRQAQSPSGVSSEVEVLKALKSLFEHHKALDEKVRERLRAALERVATLEEQLVDAHRQVAALQQGTTRETPAGERDEREPKESAQKLPWKRLSNGSVHPDDEAGRVVELQELLEKQNFEVVQAKERISALAASVAELEEDLGTARKDLIKSEEMSSKYQRDLREALAQKEDMEERITTLEKRYLAAQREATSIHDLNDKLESELANKESLHRQCEEKARHLQELLELAEQKLQQTMRKAETLPEVEAELAQRIAALTKAEERHGSIEEHLRQLESQLEEKNQELARARQREKMNDEHNKRLSETVDRLLCESNERLQLHLKERMAALEEKRRLSDEIDKLRLEVDQLKTRSGTFVESVHARSHMGSATDLRFPLSAVVHAPAEPFGTAPGLPRAQKGRFAARREETAKDWEQAQAGSVLATGPHAFDSDPEISDVDEDDRETLFSSMDVLSPGGHSDAQTLAMMLQEQLDAINEEIRMIQEEKESTELRAEELETRVTSGSMEGLNLTQLCKRASIPTSLTALSLASSSPPLSGRSTPKLSSRSAAQDLDRMGIMTLPSDLRKHRRKLLSPAARDESREDKTTIKCETSPPSSPRTLRLEKLGHPALSQEDGKSSLEEQASNPSSNSSQDSLHKGSKRKGIKSSIGRLFGKKEKGRLIQLSREGATGQVLLTDMEVGMQDPLGLGKLGAQAEKDRRLRKKHELLEEARRKGLPFAHWDGPTVVSWLELWVGMPAWYVAACRANVKSGAIMSALSDTEIQREIGISNALHRLKLRLAIQEMVSLTSPSAPPTSRTSSGNVWVTHEEMENMATSTKTTLAYGDMNHEWIGNEWLPSLGLPQYRSYFMECLVDARMLDHLTKKDLRVHLKMVDSFHRTSLQYGIMCLKRLNYDRKELERRREETQHEIKDVLVWTNDQVIHWIQSIGLREYANNLVESGVHGALLALDENFDHNSLALVLQIPTQNTQARQVLEREFNNLLALGTDRRLDDGDDKTFRRTPSWRKRFRPRDVHSINMLSGSAETLPAGFRVTSLVPLPPPSAPAKKMPPEVGASGSPRLETSTVRTYSC; encoded by the exons GAGTTTGCAACGCTGACACGGGAGCTCAGTGCATGCCGGGAGCAGCTcctggagagggaagaggagatcTCGGAGCTGAAAGCTGAGCGCAATAACACCCGG CTCTTGCTGGAGCACCTGGAGTGCCTGGTGTCAAGGCATGAGCGGTCCCTGAGGATGACCGTGGTCAAGCGTCAGGCCCAGTCGCCGTCCGGGGTTTCCAGTGAGGTCGAGGTGCTCAAGGCGCTCAAGTCACTCTTTGAGCATCACAAGGCACTAGATGAAAAG GTCAGGGAACGCTTGCGAGCAGCCTTAGAGCGAGTGGCAACCTTGGAGGAGCAGCTCGTGGATGCCCATAGGCAG GTGGCGGCTCTGCAGCAAGGCACCACACGGGAGACCCCAGCAGGTGAGCGGGATGAGAGGGAGCCCAAGGAGTCAGCACAGAAGCTTCCCTGGAAG CGGCTCTCCAACGGCTCCGTCCACCCGGATGATGAGGCAGGGCGGGTggtggagctgcaggagctccTGGAGAAGCAGAATTTCGAAGTGGTCCAGGCCAAGGAGCGCATCTCTGCTTTGGCTGCCAGTGTCGCCGAGCTGGAGGAGGATCTGGGCACCGCCAGGAAGGATCTGATCAAATCGGAGGAGATGAGCAGCAAGTACCAGAGGGACCTCAGAGAG GCACTGGCTCAGAAAGAGGACATGGAGGAGAGGATCACCACGCTGGAGAAACGCTACCTGGCAGCCCAGCGAGAAGCCACCTCCATCCATGACCTCAATGACAAGCTGGAAAGCGAGTTGGCCAACAAGGAGTCCCTGCACCGCCAG TGTGAGGAGAAAGCCAGGcacctgcaggagctgctggagctggcggagcagaagctgcagcagaCAATGCGGAAGGCAGAGACACTGCCCGAGGTGGAAGCGGAGCTGGCCCAGCGTATTGCTGCACTCACCAAG gCAGAAGAGAGGCATGGGAGCATCGAGGAGCACCTCCGGCAGCTGGAGAGTCAGCTAGAGGAGAAGAACCAGGAGCTAGCCAGG GCCCGCCAGCGGGAGAAGATGAACGACGAGCACAACAAGCGGCTGTCGGAGACGGTCGACCGGCTGCTCTGCGAGTCCAACGAGCGGCTCCAGCTTCACCTCAAGGAGAGGATGGCAGCCTTGGAGGAGAAG CGACGGTTGTCCGATGAGATCGACAAACTGAGGCTGGAGGTCGATCAGCTCAAGACCAGAAGTGGGACGTTTGTGGAGAGCGTGCACGCAAG GTCCCATATGGGCAGCGCCACAGACCTGCGCTTCCCACTGAGTGCCGTGGTCCATGCCCCAGCCGAGCCCTTTGGGACAGCCCCGGGCCTGCCTCGGGCACAGAAGGGCCGATTTGCTGCTCGACGAGAGGAGACAGCCAAA GACTGGGAGCAGGCCCAGGCAGGCAGCGTCCTGGCCACGGGACCTCATGCCTTCGACAGCGACCCTGAGATCTCTGATGTGGACGAGGATGACCGCGAGACACTATTCAGCTCCATGGACGTGCTTTCCCCTGGTGGGCACTCGGATGCCCAGACGTTGGCCAtgatgctgcaggagcagctggatgCCATCAATGAGGAGATCAG GATGATCCAAGAGGAGAAGGAGTCCACCGAGCTCCGCGCGGAGGAGCTGGAGACCCGCGTCACAAGTGGCAGCATGGAAGGCCTCAACCTCACCCAGCTCTGCAAAAGGGCTTCCATCCCCACCTCGCTGACAGCCCTGTCCCTGGCCAGCTCGTCCCCACCGCTCAGCGGCCGCTCCACCCCCAAGCTCTCCTCCCGCAGTGCCGCTCAGGACCTCGACCGCATGGGGATCATGACATTG CCCAGCGACTTGAGGAAGCACCGGAGGAAACTGCTA TCACCTGCAGCTCGGGATGAAAGCCGAGAGGATAAAACCACCATCAAATGTGAGACGTCCCCCCCATCCTCACCCAGGACATTGCGGCTGGAGAAGCTGGGCCACCCTGCACTAAGTCAGGAAGATGGGAAGAG ctcGCTGGAGGAGCAGGCCAGCAAccccagcagcaacagcagccaggaCTCCCTGCACAAGGGCTCCAAGAGGAAGGGGATCAAATCCTCCATCGGGCGCTTGTTcgggaaaaaagagaagggtcGCTTGATTCAGCTGAGCAGAGAAGGGGCCACGGGGCAGG TGCTGCTGACCGACATGGAGGTGGGCATGCAGGACCCTCTGGGACTTGGCAAGCTGGGTGCTCAGGCCGAGAAGGATCGGCGCCTGCGGAAGAA GCATGAACTCCTGGAAGAAGCTCGGAGGAAAGGATTGCCCTTTGCTCACTGGGATGGCCCCACCGTTGTCTCCTGGCTGGAG CTCTGGGTGGGGATGCCGGCCTGGTACGTGGCCGCTTGCCGGGCCAACGTGAAGAGCGGAGCCATCATGTCAGCCCTGTCTGACACCGAGATCCAGAGGGAGATTGGCATCAGCAATGCGCTGCATCGCCTGAAGCTGCGTCTGGCCATCCAGGAGATGGTCTCACTCACGAGCCCCTCGGCACCACCCACCTCACGGACG TCCTCTGGAAACGTCTGGGTCACCCATGAGGAGATGGAGAACATGGCGACTTCCACCAAGACG ACACTGGCCTATGGGGACATGAACCATGAGTGGATTGGGAATGAGTGGCTGCCCAGCTTGGGTCTCCCCCAGTATCGCAGCTACTTCATGGAGTGTCTTGTTGATGCACGGATGCTGGACCACCTCACCAAGAAAGATCTCAGAGTGCACTTGAAGATGGTGGACAGCTTCCACCG CACCAGCCTGCAGTATGGCATCATGTGCCTGAAGAGGCTCAACTACGACCGCAAAGAGCTCGAGAGGAGGCGAGAAGAGACACAACACGAAATCAAAG ACGTGTTGGTGTGGACCAATGACCAGGTCATTCACTGGATCCAGTCCATCGGGCTTCGCGAGTATGCAAACAACCTTGTCGAGAGCGGGGTGCACGGGGCGCTGCTGGCCCTCGATGAAAACTTTGACCACAACAGTCTGGCGCTTGTGTTGCAAATCCCCACGCAGAACACACAG GCTCGACAAGTGCTGGAGAGGGAGTTCAACAACCTGCTCGCCTTGGGCACAGATCGGAGGCTGGACGAT GGTGATGACAAGACTTTCCGTCGAACCCCGTCCTGGCGAAAGCGCTTCCGCCCACGAGACGTTCACAGCATCAACATGCTCAGCGGCTCAGCCGAGACGCTGCCCGCCGGCTTCCGCGTCACCAGCCTGGTGCCCCTGCCCCCTCCATCTGCCCCTGCCAAGAAAATGCCCCCAGAAG
- the PPFIA4 gene encoding liprin-alpha-4 isoform X5, with the protein MMCEVMPTISEGDPLGPPQGSEADADFEQLMVNMLDERDKLLDTLRETRETLSVTQSRLQETLRERDQLQRQLNSALPQEFATLTRELSACREQLLEREEEISELKAERNNTRLLLEHLECLVSRHERSLRMTVVKRQAQSPSGVSSEVEVLKALKSLFEHHKALDEKVRERLRAALERVATLEEQLVDAHRQVAALQQGTTRETPAGERDEREPKESAQKLPWKRLSNGSVHPDDEAGRVVELQELLEKQNFEVVQAKERISALAASVAELEEDLGTARKDLIKSEEMSSKYQRDLREALAQKEDMEERITTLEKRYLAAQREATSIHDLNDKLESELANKESLHRQCEEKARHLQELLELAEQKLQQTMRKAETLPEVEAELAQRIAALTKAEERHGSIEEHLRQLESQLEEKNQELARARQREKMNDEHNKRLSETVDRLLCESNERLQLHLKERMAALEEKNTLLQELENTQKQIEEHQHDKRRLSDEIDKLRLEVDQLKTRSGTFVESVHARSHMGSATDLRFPLSAVVHAPAEPFGTAPGLPRAQKGRFAARREETAKDWEQAQAGSVLATGPHAFDSDPEISDVDEDDRETLFSSMDVLSPGGHSDAQTLAMMLQEQLDAINEEIRMIQEEKESTELRAEELETRVTSGSMEGLNLTQLCKRASIPTSLTALSLASSSPPLSGRSTPKLSSRSAAQDLDRMGIMTLSPAARDESREDKTTIKCETSPPSSPRTLRLEKLGHPALSQEDGKSSLEEQASNPSSNSSQDSLHKGSKRKGIKSSIGRLFGKKEKGRLIQLSREGATGQVLLTDMEVGMQDPLGLGKLGAQAEKDRRLRKKHELLEEARRKGLPFAHWDGPTVVSWLELWVGMPAWYVAACRANVKSGAIMSALSDTEIQREIGISNALHRLKLRLAIQEMVSLTSPSAPPTSRTSSGNVWVTHEEMENMATSTKTTLAYGDMNHEWIGNEWLPSLGLPQYRSYFMECLVDARMLDHLTKKDLRVHLKMVDSFHRTSLQYGIMCLKRLNYDRKELERRREETQHEIKDVLVWTNDQVIHWIQSIGLREYANNLVESGVHGALLALDENFDHNSLALVLQIPTQNTQARQVLEREFNNLLALGTDRRLDDGDDKTFRRTPSWRKRFRPRDVHSINMLSGSAETLPAGFRVTSLVPLPPPSAPAKKMPPEVGASGSPRLETSTVRTYSC; encoded by the exons GAGTTTGCAACGCTGACACGGGAGCTCAGTGCATGCCGGGAGCAGCTcctggagagggaagaggagatcTCGGAGCTGAAAGCTGAGCGCAATAACACCCGG CTCTTGCTGGAGCACCTGGAGTGCCTGGTGTCAAGGCATGAGCGGTCCCTGAGGATGACCGTGGTCAAGCGTCAGGCCCAGTCGCCGTCCGGGGTTTCCAGTGAGGTCGAGGTGCTCAAGGCGCTCAAGTCACTCTTTGAGCATCACAAGGCACTAGATGAAAAG GTCAGGGAACGCTTGCGAGCAGCCTTAGAGCGAGTGGCAACCTTGGAGGAGCAGCTCGTGGATGCCCATAGGCAG GTGGCGGCTCTGCAGCAAGGCACCACACGGGAGACCCCAGCAGGTGAGCGGGATGAGAGGGAGCCCAAGGAGTCAGCACAGAAGCTTCCCTGGAAG CGGCTCTCCAACGGCTCCGTCCACCCGGATGATGAGGCAGGGCGGGTggtggagctgcaggagctccTGGAGAAGCAGAATTTCGAAGTGGTCCAGGCCAAGGAGCGCATCTCTGCTTTGGCTGCCAGTGTCGCCGAGCTGGAGGAGGATCTGGGCACCGCCAGGAAGGATCTGATCAAATCGGAGGAGATGAGCAGCAAGTACCAGAGGGACCTCAGAGAG GCACTGGCTCAGAAAGAGGACATGGAGGAGAGGATCACCACGCTGGAGAAACGCTACCTGGCAGCCCAGCGAGAAGCCACCTCCATCCATGACCTCAATGACAAGCTGGAAAGCGAGTTGGCCAACAAGGAGTCCCTGCACCGCCAG TGTGAGGAGAAAGCCAGGcacctgcaggagctgctggagctggcggagcagaagctgcagcagaCAATGCGGAAGGCAGAGACACTGCCCGAGGTGGAAGCGGAGCTGGCCCAGCGTATTGCTGCACTCACCAAG gCAGAAGAGAGGCATGGGAGCATCGAGGAGCACCTCCGGCAGCTGGAGAGTCAGCTAGAGGAGAAGAACCAGGAGCTAGCCAGG GCCCGCCAGCGGGAGAAGATGAACGACGAGCACAACAAGCGGCTGTCGGAGACGGTCGACCGGCTGCTCTGCGAGTCCAACGAGCGGCTCCAGCTTCACCTCAAGGAGAGGATGGCAGCCTTGGAGGAGAAG aacacATTGTTACAAGAGCTGGAAAATACCCAAAAGCAGATAGAGGAACACCAGCACGACAAG CGACGGTTGTCCGATGAGATCGACAAACTGAGGCTGGAGGTCGATCAGCTCAAGACCAGAAGTGGGACGTTTGTGGAGAGCGTGCACGCAAG GTCCCATATGGGCAGCGCCACAGACCTGCGCTTCCCACTGAGTGCCGTGGTCCATGCCCCAGCCGAGCCCTTTGGGACAGCCCCGGGCCTGCCTCGGGCACAGAAGGGCCGATTTGCTGCTCGACGAGAGGAGACAGCCAAA GACTGGGAGCAGGCCCAGGCAGGCAGCGTCCTGGCCACGGGACCTCATGCCTTCGACAGCGACCCTGAGATCTCTGATGTGGACGAGGATGACCGCGAGACACTATTCAGCTCCATGGACGTGCTTTCCCCTGGTGGGCACTCGGATGCCCAGACGTTGGCCAtgatgctgcaggagcagctggatgCCATCAATGAGGAGATCAG GATGATCCAAGAGGAGAAGGAGTCCACCGAGCTCCGCGCGGAGGAGCTGGAGACCCGCGTCACAAGTGGCAGCATGGAAGGCCTCAACCTCACCCAGCTCTGCAAAAGGGCTTCCATCCCCACCTCGCTGACAGCCCTGTCCCTGGCCAGCTCGTCCCCACCGCTCAGCGGCCGCTCCACCCCCAAGCTCTCCTCCCGCAGTGCCGCTCAGGACCTCGACCGCATGGGGATCATGACATTG TCACCTGCAGCTCGGGATGAAAGCCGAGAGGATAAAACCACCATCAAATGTGAGACGTCCCCCCCATCCTCACCCAGGACATTGCGGCTGGAGAAGCTGGGCCACCCTGCACTAAGTCAGGAAGATGGGAAGAG ctcGCTGGAGGAGCAGGCCAGCAAccccagcagcaacagcagccaggaCTCCCTGCACAAGGGCTCCAAGAGGAAGGGGATCAAATCCTCCATCGGGCGCTTGTTcgggaaaaaagagaagggtcGCTTGATTCAGCTGAGCAGAGAAGGGGCCACGGGGCAGG TGCTGCTGACCGACATGGAGGTGGGCATGCAGGACCCTCTGGGACTTGGCAAGCTGGGTGCTCAGGCCGAGAAGGATCGGCGCCTGCGGAAGAA GCATGAACTCCTGGAAGAAGCTCGGAGGAAAGGATTGCCCTTTGCTCACTGGGATGGCCCCACCGTTGTCTCCTGGCTGGAG CTCTGGGTGGGGATGCCGGCCTGGTACGTGGCCGCTTGCCGGGCCAACGTGAAGAGCGGAGCCATCATGTCAGCCCTGTCTGACACCGAGATCCAGAGGGAGATTGGCATCAGCAATGCGCTGCATCGCCTGAAGCTGCGTCTGGCCATCCAGGAGATGGTCTCACTCACGAGCCCCTCGGCACCACCCACCTCACGGACG TCCTCTGGAAACGTCTGGGTCACCCATGAGGAGATGGAGAACATGGCGACTTCCACCAAGACG ACACTGGCCTATGGGGACATGAACCATGAGTGGATTGGGAATGAGTGGCTGCCCAGCTTGGGTCTCCCCCAGTATCGCAGCTACTTCATGGAGTGTCTTGTTGATGCACGGATGCTGGACCACCTCACCAAGAAAGATCTCAGAGTGCACTTGAAGATGGTGGACAGCTTCCACCG CACCAGCCTGCAGTATGGCATCATGTGCCTGAAGAGGCTCAACTACGACCGCAAAGAGCTCGAGAGGAGGCGAGAAGAGACACAACACGAAATCAAAG ACGTGTTGGTGTGGACCAATGACCAGGTCATTCACTGGATCCAGTCCATCGGGCTTCGCGAGTATGCAAACAACCTTGTCGAGAGCGGGGTGCACGGGGCGCTGCTGGCCCTCGATGAAAACTTTGACCACAACAGTCTGGCGCTTGTGTTGCAAATCCCCACGCAGAACACACAG GCTCGACAAGTGCTGGAGAGGGAGTTCAACAACCTGCTCGCCTTGGGCACAGATCGGAGGCTGGACGAT GGTGATGACAAGACTTTCCGTCGAACCCCGTCCTGGCGAAAGCGCTTCCGCCCACGAGACGTTCACAGCATCAACATGCTCAGCGGCTCAGCCGAGACGCTGCCCGCCGGCTTCCGCGTCACCAGCCTGGTGCCCCTGCCCCCTCCATCTGCCCCTGCCAAGAAAATGCCCCCAGAAG